TGGAATCCTGCTCTGTTCTCGTCTCTGCCACACTCAGTTTCCTCTCCTTTGCATCATCTTCTCTCCCATTTTCCTCTACATTAGCCGTTTCCTCCTTCCCCCCAATTTTCTTCTCAAGTAAAGAAGATGAGGAGACTCTAGGATGGCCACAGACACTCTGGGTTTCTGTGCTGGAGATACTACCTGTACTTTCTGCAGTGCCTAATGTTTCAGAACAACTGATGTTATTCATGTGTGGAGTACTGGTAATGGTTGTAGCATTTAGggtgtttgtatttgtgaagTTAACGTGATAACCCACACGGTCAAAAACAGCATCAACAGAAGGAGAGTCGCTGCATTCGTAAAACTCTTCTGAGGTGGTGGAGACGATGGAGTCCTCCCTCGGTGAGACATACCCGTCGCTTGGTGTGGAAGGAGAACACACATCTGCAGTCGTAGCACATATGAGAGCAGTGGCTGGGTGTAATTGCTGCTTGGGAGTCTGTGAACACAGGtctggcatgtgtgtgtcagagacgTTTAAGTGAAGGGGTCTTTCAGGAGTCTGAGAGCTGCCCTTTGGTTTGGGGGTTTGTTGGGATTCCTGAGAGGTGAcgttgatgtgtgtgttgtgttttgcagtGTTTGGTTCCCTGTCTGTGTTCTCTGCTGATGTGACACTATCATCAGCATTATCTTTGGATATATGTGAGTTAATTGTGGCAGATGCAGGAGTTTGTGGTAAGTTCACAGCCTCTAATGCACCTGTACTTAGTGGATTATTTTCACAGTTCGATACTCTCTGAGGATTTGCACGGCATGCTGTACTTTCTGTCAGGTtctcactttttccatttgacacATGAGTAAATTCATAGCCATTTATTTCTGGGGCCTTGGTGTCTGTCTGTGCCGGGGATCTATCTGAGGGTATTTTGCAGTCTATTGATGTCTGACTCCTGGGGTCAAAATCATTTAAAGTGATTGCCGATATGTCCACACTGTCTGTTTTGGGTGCATCAGCAGTCAAAACATCTGACTGTGCTTGTGGTTTGGGTTCAACGACCAATTCCGTGTCTGCTCTGTTATCATGTAGTTCTTCACCCTTTGTGTGCTGCGAAGTCACactctgttttggctgtagagCGTCTGTAGGATTTCTGGTGTCGTCAGCATCTTTTTGTGCTTCTACTTTACTCTCGCTGTTGCTCTGCAGTTCTGAGACATCCCCTGGCTGTTTTCCTGGTGCACACTCCACTACATTTGTTAAGTCAGGCTCACTATGTACCACTTCTGGCTTCATTTTGGTTGGGCTCTCCATCTTATTGACACTGATCTCTTGCAGGTTCTGACCATTGCTGGTACCATTGTCTTTGATAACCAGGTGGACAGTGCGAGGTTTAGGGATTGGAGGTGTTGAGGACAAAGATGAGGATGTAGTGGAAGAAGGCAGGGGGGGATGAGTAAGAGGAGgaagggaagaaaaagaagaatcgATGGAGGACAAAGGAGCACAGGGACTGGTAGTTACGCTTGTAATAGGAGGGTCATGGTCATTTTCAGACACAGAGCTGAAACTGTCTGACTGAGACTGCATTGCAGAGGTAGAGGATATAGAAATGTGGCTGTGGACGGTGGGAGTCTGGATGTTAGGTGTCATTTCAGAGGAATTTTGTGGCTGTGTGTGAACAGTCTGTGCAAGTGGCAGCCCTGTCTTGTCTTGTGTGTGCTGTTCTGTGCTTGAGTTTGAGTCAGTGGGTGTACTGTTTGACTCCACGATGTGCGTCTTGTCCGCagcagtacagtgtgtgtttaaactagtttttgcttcttttttagTGTGTGACTCTGGTGTAGCCCTGTTTGTGGGGACAGTGTGTGCAGGCCCCTGATTGTTAGGAGtggatgttttgttgttggatgATGTGTGTGCACTGAGGTGAGGTGTAGTGTTGTGGCCTGCATCTTGGTTGTTGGGTGTGTTTGAATGCAGTGTGTTGTCAGTGCCGACAGCTTCAATAACACCTGTGACAGGTTCAGATGTTTGTCCAGATGCAGATGATTTCTGTTGATGTGCCTCCTCTTTACTGTTCTCACAGCCAGCCTCTGCACTGACTTGAGCTGGCTGATCAGCTCCAGCTTTGGTTAGATCTTGTGCTGGCTGGGGTTTTTTCATCTCCTCATGTTTTGCAGTCAGCAGTCTGGGCTTAGCAACCTCTGGCAGTGTTTCCTTTGGCACACTGATTGGACTGCTGAACCTGATTGCTTGGCTGGTTTCAAACATCTCAGATCGCTGCAGATGGACCTGAGTCCGTTTACTGGCGTCCCGAATGTTAATATACCCAATTACATCACTGGGGGGGTCAGGTTCAGGCCAGGTGGGCAAGTATGAAATCAAGGATGCTTTTTCTAAATCAGTAAGTCCAGGGTGGAGGGGTGGAGCCTCCTGTAGAGCTTCTTTACTGGcctttctctgcttcctcttcttGGTTTCTGTGACCTCAGGGTTCTTGGAGTTCTTTGGATTtggtgtctctttgtggttatTGTGGTCAGCAGAGGGGGTGGGGTTGGTACTGGGGTTGCCTGCAGCAACTAGGGCGTATTTGGGGTTGTACAATTTTCTTACAACTTCAGCAGAAGGTGGGACCACGACGGATGTCTGTGGGAGGGGCTCCGGCTCAGGTTCCGGCTCTGTGGCGATCTTCCGGAGGTCAACAGAGCTAGAGGTTTCGTAAAGGACGCGAAACATTCGATCAAAAGCATCCACTGCCTGGcctgttaccatggtgatgaGATTCCTGTCCAGCCGAGATGACATCCAAGTAAAACTACAGTACACACAGAAAACGCAAAATTACGGTAAAATACAACAAGACCGTCATAGTCCACAGCAATAACTAAAGCAGGCAGGTGGTTTCTGGTGCCCTAAGATTGGGAAATTATATATCAACTTCAAAGTAActgcatgtacagggtgaaaaCTAAATGCGTAGCTGTTAAGTGACAGCAGTATCACCATAGACACATAGACACAACCTGTTTGCCTAGTACGGAGAGAATCCTACTGAATGTTAATAGACAGTGCATTCTTTAGCTTTATCTCTCcatttcacacaaacagaaacaaagacaggtGGAGCACACGGAGATAATCTTCCTGTCACCTTCTTTCTTGCTTTATGTCTTagtcacaaaaaacacacacacattaaatacaAACCTGTATGAACCAGATACCGCTTTGTCTCCATCAACGAACATGAATCTGTGTCCCATTCGGCCTCTGACCTTGGTGCAGGAGCGAGAGTAGAACTCTGATCCTTCTGTGCAGCGAACACGAAGGTGCTGtatcacacaaatacacagagcaCATTTGTTACACCTTCTCCATAACTTTAGAATCTGTGACTTGTGTAATGTAACGTTACAAAACATTAACTGTTTTTTCATCTTAAAAACAgtggttgtttttattattttatgtgatATTCTTATCTTCCTCTTTGATTAATGATCAGGATATGTACAGCAGCAATAAAGTTTATGTGAACCCTTTGAAATGACTCAGTTTACTACATCACTTGGTCATAAAACATCATGTGATCTTCAGCTGCGTCCCAAGTACACACAAGACAATGTACTAAAGCCagttacaacacaaacacttatAATCTTTCGtgtctttattaaacaaaatccttaaaaaaaactctttctACAGTCCTGGTGGAAAAAGTTAATGAACCCCTGAATTTAATAACTTGTCAAACCTCTCCCACAGGCGCTACCTGTAGATCAGACTTGCACAATGTTCaggagaattttttttttttcttccttacaaatctgcttcagctcagctggAGTGGCTCTCCAGCCACTGACTAGATTCACTTTGACATTTACAGTCACTGTCCTACTACATCACCCAACTCTTACTGAGCCACATCTATCCATGTAAAATTTAAGTTGAAGCACttctacattttttattaaatcccTGTGGGCAGTAGAACttgcacattcacacagttaggaatacacatatatatatatatatatttatatatttatatgttgaCCCTGTGTTATTTGAATTACATTTTAGACCATTTATTTAGACCAGTTTATTTACATAAGTAATTTTGTGCACATGTAAATACAGCCATAGGCCTAAACGTGTCACTGCATATCTGAACAGCAATATATTCAATTCAGCATTTGAATAACATTCACGCTAATAACTGGGTGGAAGGGTATATGGTTTAGTCATAAAGGACTGTAATAAAGTTACAGATAAGAGATTACACATGAGAGTTGAGCACATTTTCTGTTGACTTTTTCTCTGTTATGACACCTGGACTCACTTCAcgtttctttgtttcttcctcccttcttttttttgtttaggaCAGCCCCAAAGTAAATGTAGTAGATATTGATATGGGTGCATAATAATATctatacatacaaatacaaaagcTGCATCCCAATTCAGCAGAGGGATCCTCaaatttctttatttctccAAAGAATGCATCACTGAGCAAAAAAATATATCCTATTTCAAAGGCTCAGCTCCTGGAAGACATGGCTAGTGCATCCATTAGGGGCTTCAGTATCCCATAATCCACTGCTTTTTCCACAATTATCAAATGGCGTTTTCAGGTGACCATCAACAACTTGTATCATGTGATCAAATCATGTTTTGGAAAGTGTGTCAGATAATTTTGGTTCATGTTGGTCATTACTCACTTAACAGCACTGAACTCCACTGGTCATTGCTTTTAGTAGCCCAGGTGTTTTGGCAGTTACACTGTATGTGGATATAGTTGCCATtactttgttttactgtaatcTTAACTTAATGACTTCCCTGAGGTCACCTGGACACAGCTTTACTTTGGTTGTTGTGAGTTTAGATGATTTTATTTAGTTCGAGACACAAGTCAACTGATCTCTgatgcagcaaaaataaaataaaataaaaaatatgccTGGTTGTGTTCATGCAGCGTACAGTATTATTCCTTCTGTAGCTTATCCTACAGAGGAAAGGTTTTCCTCTCTATTTTGGTCCCACCCTTATATTACTGCTCTTCTATGTTCCTTTGGCTAATTGATTAGATAAGACCGgacatttgtgtatgtgtactttTGCTGTGGAGGTTGAGCACTTAAGATGTCatcattttttatgtaaaatgcaACCACTGTAGCAGAGAAAGACACCATGAACTGTAACACTATGGGTTTATCCATTTTGTGAaaatacttaaataaataaatactatgaaGTCCACAACTGTCAGGTTGAAGGGTCATAGAGTAATACCGTTTTCCTGAATATTGCAACACGCTTCTAGAAAACTCCTGAGAAAGTTGAAGCATAAGAAGAATCTGCCACCTCTTTGCTTAAGTCAGCTGGTCCCACCAGtcatctgctcctcctctcatcCTGTCTGTCCACTCCCCCAACTCCTGCTTGTCACTTTGAGTTTACAGTAAAAATTCAAGTTGTCCTGAAGCTGTCacacctgtcttctctttttgtttccagTCATCCACCCATTCAACAGCCAAGGCTCAGCTCGCAGACAAACTTGTCACTTTCGCATTAGCTGCTTGTCATTGTCATACAGCTGTCCCTCGCCTATCACATTTGCAAGGATGCCACACAGTATCCACAGTGATAAGCTTCTGTCAGGGTTACGGTGGAATATACATGACTATtaataacataaacataaatagatatgatgtataaataaatatgtgatgCAAGCACAGTCTGTCcggattaaaataaaaactgcatgtaCTTCTCTGGTGATCTATACCTGTGAGGCTGAAATATTCTTTTGTGACGTAAAATCCTTCCTATGGTAACAGAACCACAAGAAAAACATCGGAGAATAttgcacaaaacagaaataaatgaaaagctgtGACACAGGTTGTGTGTCCTTAGTGCAGAGCATTTCTGCTATCAAATATTTGTCTAATTTAAATGTAGAGCAACTTCAGGCTAGGTGTGCACTGTGCAGCTAGAACACTGATGGCAGGTTTGCACGTGGTATAGACAGATACTCACGGAAAAAACACTCGCATTAAAGCAAATACAACAGGATCCCTGTGAATGTCAGCAGGAAGAAACTGCCAGAAATGTCATTTGGTATttgaaaaaacatgcagatgaCATGGTAACAAAACTGGCTGAAAAATGAGCTGTAGAAAAACTGTTTCATTCACTTGACATATAAACATATGTTTGTTTCTAAATCACAAACTGCCACTTGGGACTTTggcattttctgctgttttgttcataatccagatccagatggTACTGAAAGTCTGTCAGCCTGTTAGTGCCTTTGTGTTTCACTTTAGCTCCACCAAGGCATAAACTGGCACAGGTtagaacgtgtgtgtgtgtgtgtgtgtgtgttgcagcaatgtgtgtgtgcctgtgtatggGATAATAAATTTGTCACCACATGTTCTAATGTGTGCAATTATGTATGCTTAGATTAACATGTCTTGAGGTCTGTAACATATATCTTTCTCTCTTATATGAGTCATGCTAATCCACTAATCTAAACTAATGCACAGTAAACACCACTTAAATATAATTAGCTAAACACCCTGGATCCTGTCATGTATGTAGGATTTTATAAACAGTCTCACTAGATTACACTAGAACACTACACAGTGCTAGTAGAGGAACCATTGAATCTAATCATGCATATAATGGCTGacttaaaaacaacaactctTGTTGGCTTGATCAAATGATTTATGTCTCAAGAATATTCTATGGCATTTTCCTTGTACCTTACTCTGACATGTCCTAACATGGCTAAAATCTGACTCATGGCTGTTTTTCATGGTATCCAGCCAATTATGGTTGAAAACATTCAAGATATGCAGAACAAAGTAAAAGACTCCTCTATGGTACTATGCCAGCTGGAACAAGTGGCTGTTGTTTGAATCCtggtgtgtgagagagaaagtaaATGTTGGCATGTGCTTTCGATTTCCCAATAATCTCTTTAACCCACTCTCATGTCTTTCTTTTACCAGACAATTTGtactgcattgtgttttaaaaacgCCAGTTTACAAATATATTCCAGTCTCCAAATGAACTGAACATTTCTGTGTTgtattaaaactttaaattcCAGGTTGATCTCTTTAAATTCCAAATGTCTGGAAATTCCCCGTCAAGCCAGAGCAGCCAAACGTCAAAAGACTCGCTCTCCATTTGCTCTCTGTAAAGGAACTATAACTATTTATCTGTAAGGAACTTCCTTTTTCTGTCAGCTTACTATTCTGGCTACTATTGTTATGTTTACATTGTAGTGGAACCCACGAATGGTGACATCTCAAAAACAGACTTTGAATTGTTTAACACCGAGGATTCAGTAAGTGACACTGGCTCACCTTCAGATGTCCAGCATGCATGTTGGCCCTTTGGCACATGGACAGGAAATGAGGTATCGTTGTGCGCTCCAGCAGGATGTAGACAGAAACCTTCCTCTTGAAACCAGCGTCTAGCAAGTCTCTAAAGATGTCAACATCAGTAAAGACATCCATCGCGACTGCTATCAcctggagacacacacagatacacacagggTACATCTCAGTTCCCATAATTGCATCCACTTACTTATATCTATAGCTGAATTTCccctcagggattaataaagttcataTTATTTTATCTTAGTGTATTTATGTCTTTTGCCCATATGTTAGTCTCTTGCTCTGAGGAGGGACACaaggaaatgacaaaatacGTTTTCAGATAAATGAGACGACTTCTTCTGATGAAGGCAGCTCAgcaaatgttctttttatttctgaatgtattGACTTTCTGTTTGTTAGGCTACTTCTAACATTATTCAATAATCCAGGTCATGATGAGATTTCAAACAAAGGCATGTGCCAATCTGGTAAAAGACTTCCATGGAGGATGGTCTCATATCATGCATCCTCGCTCCTGAGacatctctcctcctcttcacaaCTTGTTCCGCAAAAACAAATAAGAGGTTTGGGAAATCCTTCCAAGATGGTGGACTGACATGACTTCCTGGTTGACTGAGGACTGAAGAGTGAGGAAATAATATAATATCAAATAAGGGAACTGAGTTCTACCCAGAAACTTGACCATGCACATGGGAAACAGTCTTGAAGAGATGCACACacgtatatacacacacacacacacacagccacctTATTACAGTACAACAGGATCAAGCCTCAAACTGTGACTATACTTGAATATACAAACATTTAACCTCTCCTGCCAAAACAAATAAGATTCAAGTAGTTCCACTGGTTTAAAtgctagagagagagagagagagagagagagagagagagagagagagagagagagagagagagagagagagagttctCCCAGCTCTTCGTTTACAGGAacatgttcttttctttctgtcaggaAAATGCCcactggatgtttctgtcatCTGTGCCATGTGCAATGACATGCCACCGAGAACAGCAACTAAGAAATAACATGTCATAAACTTAACCCTTCAGATGAGTCTGCTGCGGGAAGACACACAAATACGCTCGTACTCATGCACCTTGACAGCAACGATCACACTCATCCAACTATCCATCATGTTGCTGGCACAGTTCAGTGCTTCTTTCAGTCCCCAGTAAAGCTGCTTAGTTAAGATTCACTTTATTCTCTTATTCCATCAGCAGTCTGCACTCTGACCTCATACTGACTGAGCCCTGGCTGCTGATGGGAAATTTTTGTCAGTTTGAGTGAAACCTCTCAGTGGGTACAGCAGGTTAAAAAGAGGAGCTGACCCTCAGCTACAGCAGCTATGGCTGCACATATACATTGAGGTAAGACAGGAAAGGCTGCATGTGATTACAGGAAGAGAACATGGTCATTGTTTTGGTTCATAAGCGACAAAACAGGcgcagaaataaaatgtttaacttcAGTTAAAAAGTCAAACACTCTTAGTGTTTCTAATGCAGAAATGTTTAGGGTGTATCAGAAGttaattaaaaagtgaaaataatgtCTTATTGCATCATTCAACACCAAAGTGTTGAATTTTTCAGTGGTCAACATACCTTTTGCGCCTGCACAATCATTTTTCTGACGATTTCCTTTATGTGCGCCTGACCATCCAGTGGCGGCTGCGTGTACACGGTGGCGCGCGTCACTCCCCGGTAAGCATCGCTGTCCGGCCAGCCCAGGTCCAGCTGGGGCACAGATATGTCCGACAGGTCGGGCCAGTAGTGCAGCGACAGCGGGGGCTCATCGTCCTCCGCATTCCCCAGAAAGAGCTCCGAGTCCGGATCGTAGGTAACCACCTTCCCAGCAAGGGTCTCCACCTCCGGGTCCGACAGGAAGCCCCGCAGGCCTTGAGCCTCCAGATACTTGATGAACGCCTCACGACCATCTCGGAGGAGCGCCTCCAGCGCCAGACGCTGCTCTTCGCTGTAGAAAAAGTCCGGTTTAGACTCGTGCGTCCGCGGGTTCACGTGGTTTTCGTCTAGGCACTGTATCTGGGACAGAGCCATGTTTCAGAGCTCAAAATActttcacaaaaacaacagtaaaactgaaccAACCCCAGCGAGCTTCACGGGCCAGTTCTCCTCCTAAACCTCCCCACACTTTGGGTAGAGAAAGTTGCGTGAAAGCGTGTTAATGGACCCGAGAACTTTGGCTCCAGACTTGTTGCACATTACTCTAAACAGTCCCCTACACCGGTCAGCCTCCAAATTCCTGTGAGCAGTCATGGTGCATTAACACTGAGACATGGTCTTTCCTGAGTGAAGAGCTTTGAGCTCTGCAGAGAGTGAGTGACACCACGCCGGAGGCACCGCCCGACAGGTGTGACCCTGGCGCACAAAACACTCCCATTCTCGCACATTTGGGTGGGTACTGAAACGTGCACACCTTTGTCACGTGACATGCAGGGATTTCCAGGAGATTctcttgagtgtgtgtgtttgtgtgtgtgtgaacgctCTGCAGTTAGAAATACAGATactgttatttgttatttgtcaGTTTGACTGGAGAAATTAAGTGATTAACAAGTTCTCCCCTCCCGTTTCTTAACATAATTAAATCATTGCGGTGCCAAATCCCCCACGCAGATGACACATCATCCAAAAACCATCAGCAGATCATGAATAACCTGTCATATGTAGTTGGACCTGTTCTGTCATGTTTCTTAACCCTCCTGCCAGCATGGGAGAGCCCCAGCCTGTGACCTCAAAAGATCCAAATGAGGCTTATAATTACTTTATAGAAGGCAAAAACAAGATGGAGTGATTAAGGTGAGATTAGTGTGGTCTAAAAACACGACCTGGAGGAATGTGACTGTATatgtttgaaaaacaagcacaagGAAGCTCTGAGTCTTGGGGTCTTGAACCATTAAGTCAGAACAGGCCTGTCCGGAGTCATCAATCACTCTGATCTGTGAACTCTTCAGCAGCACGTCACCTAAATAATCAGTATTTCTAATACCAAGAAGTTAATTCCAGTTAAAGTGACGCAACACTTCACAATGTACAATGAAGGAACAAGTCCTCACAAGCCAAACCAAACACATAGCTTCTGGGTTTTCAGATTGTTatatatctttcatattttaatgaTGTTAATTTACTTCACAGGCAAAGCGTCTGCACTTTTATGATCAGATGTCATTAGGTATCAAAGACACACAGTCTTGTTTACCAGGAAGCATTGTTGGACTCTGCTGTTTACCTAGAATCTGTGGACATGGAGGAGTAAGTCAGCGCCGCTGTGACGTCCTCTGCAGATCTGGACATCCCTGATATGAACATGGACATACATCACTGTGCAGTTGTCTTCAGGTCGAAGCTCCTGGTTTGTATTTTCTTACTGTCTTTATGTTAGCAGCATTACAAACCATAACATTATTCACATATTTAAGCCTTTCCGCCCTGTAGCAGCCCTGGTACTGGGACCAGGTTGGATCTCTTATTAGTGTGGCACATTCAGCTTTCAAAGCTCCAAATGTCTAAAACTGCTCCATTTCCACTCCATCACATTTAGGAGGTCAGAACATTTAGAACAGAGTCAGCAGCAGCGTCATTATAAGGCTGTTTCTCACTGATTTAGAATTTTGATTTGGTGGaacaaaaaaattcaatttttgtTTGGAGGTTTTTAGGTCTagacatgtatttaaaaaaatttgatGAAGCCCAACAAAGG
This genomic window from Mastacembelus armatus chromosome 8, fMasArm1.2, whole genome shotgun sequence contains:
- the LOC113141360 gene encoding flocculation protein FLO11-like isoform X4, producing MALSQIQCLDENHVNPRTHESKPDFFYSEEQRLALEALLRDGREAFIKYLEAQGLRGFLSDPEVETLAGKVVTYDPDSELFLGNAEDDEPPLSLHYWPDLSDISVPQLDLGWPDSDAYRGVTRATVYTQPPLDGQAHIKEIVRKMIVQAQKVIAVAMDVFTDVDIFRDLLDAGFKRKVSVYILLERTTIPHFLSMCQRANMHAGHLKHLRVRCTEGSEFYSRSCTKVRGRMGHRFMFVDGDKAVSGSYSFTWMSSRLDRNLITMVTGQAVDAFDRMFRVLYETSSSVDLRKIATEPEPEPEPLPQTSVVVPPSAEVVRKLYNPKYALVAAGNPSTNPTPSADHNNHKETPNPKNSKNPEVTETKKRKQRKASKEALQEAPPLHPGLTDLEKASLISYLPTWPEPDPPSDVIGYINIRDASKRTQVHLQRSEMFETSQAIRFSSPISVPKETLPEVAKPRLLTAKHEEMKKPQPAQDLTKAGADQPAQVSAEAGCENSKEEAHQQKSSASGQTSEPVTGVIEAVGTDNTLHSNTPNNQDAGHNTTPHLSAHTSSNNKTSTPNNQGPAHTVPTNRATPESHTKKEAKTSLNTHCTAADKTHIVESNSTPTDSNSSTEQHTQDKTGLPLAQTVHTQPQNSSEMTPNIQTPTVHSHISISSTSAMQSQSDSFSSVSENDHDPPITSVTTSPCAPLSSIDSSFSSLPPLTHPPLPSSTTSSSLSSTPPIPKPRTVHLVIKDNGTSNGQNLQEISVNKMESPTKMKPEVVHSEPDLTNVVECAPGKQPGDVSELQSNSESKVEAQKDADDTRNPTDALQPKQSVTSQHTKGEELHDNRADTELVVEPKPQAQSDVLTADAPKTDSVDISAITLNDFDPRSQTSIDCKIPSDRSPAQTDTKAPEINGYEFTHVSNGKSENLTESTACRANPQRVSNCENNPLSTGALEAVNLPQTPASATINSHISKDNADDSVTSAENTDREPNTAKHNTHINVTSQESQQTPKPKGSSQTPERPLHLNVSDTHMPDLCSQTPKQQLHPATALICATTADVCSPSTPSDGYVSPREDSIVSTTSEEFYECSDSPSVDAVFDRVGYHVNFTNTNTLNATTITSTPHMNNISCSETLGTAESTGSISSTETQSVCGHPRVSSSSLLEKKIGGKEETANVEENGREDDAKERKLSVAETRTEQDSKGTERKGSEEAKRTIDHLKEGSIEMVENDKKMKPKAPGRKRSLKKSAAETMVDGNSTNQGSNPKRLSTGGSKPERFSPERERPGKEKVVDKVELRASIMDRRERPQTAIELEGQKYSVQPTPVT